One Campylobacter lari DNA segment encodes these proteins:
- a CDS encoding RsmD family RNA methyltransferase, which translates to MHKTQEYQSVKDFLKNYKEDKKTNSKKQTQKIYTTIESGIYKGKKILLPSLDITRSTKSIVKSCVFNVLRFSLQDKVFIEAFGGSALMALEARSNGCLKSYAIEKDKKAYEIALKNASSIDQNTICLNDDTFKKTPQIIQNSKEDIILYLDPPFDIREGFFDIYEKTLKLIENIKNSNVKIIIIEHHSTFKTPTKIQNYQKTKEKKFGSTTLSFYSFA; encoded by the coding sequence ATGCATAAAACACAAGAATATCAAAGCGTAAAAGATTTTTTAAAAAATTACAAAGAGGATAAAAAAACAAACTCAAAAAAACAAACTCAAAAAATTTACACCACCATAGAAAGTGGAATCTATAAGGGTAAAAAAATTTTACTTCCTAGTCTAGACATCACAAGAAGTACCAAAAGCATAGTAAAATCTTGTGTTTTTAATGTTTTGCGTTTTTCTTTACAAGATAAGGTTTTCATAGAAGCCTTTGGAGGAAGCGCTTTAATGGCATTAGAAGCAAGAAGTAATGGTTGCTTAAAAAGCTATGCCATAGAAAAAGATAAAAAAGCTTATGAAATCGCTTTAAAAAATGCATCTAGTATTGATCAAAACACCATTTGTCTCAATGATGATACCTTTAAAAAAACCCCTCAAATTATTCAAAATTCCAAAGAAGATATTATTTTATATCTTGATCCACCTTTTGATATTAGAGAAGGTTTTTTTGATATTTATGAAAAAACTTTAAAATTGATAGAAAATATAAAAAATTCAAATGTTAAAATCATCATCATAGAACATCACAGTACTTTTAAAACTCCAACTAAAATACAAAATTATCAAAAAACTAAAGAAAAAAAATTTGGTTCAACCACTCTAAGTTTTTACTCCTTTGCATAA
- a CDS encoding type II secretion system F family protein has translation MKKFIIFYALNKEQKQCIIKAKNLYEARNLAQKSFENIISVEEHLGVTKHKIKEEELIFILKDLNMVLKAGLSLQEAILEFARSNHDVYVAKIFSVIYNKLKNGSSYNEAFRGILNSRECAVLKICDGKEDLYKAFEIIINLKEKNLHSFKQFKKAITYPLFVFTCIILAFFVLMILVLPEFKTLFLQLELDLPKITQILFIVGDFFKHFYVFILLGIGFFIMLAYSFRKSLFFHEILFYTPIFGKIIFFQDKFCFFLIFSYLLKAGVDIKRAFEYACEGIENQFFKNKMFVAKTLFESGLDLAQAFSKTKLFDSFVIRMLNLALKSSKLDESTYELALFYEYKKENYTQRLLAILEPLMTIFMASLILVLALGVFLPMWQISQGI, from the coding sequence TTGAAAAAATTTATTATTTTTTATGCTTTAAACAAAGAGCAAAAGCAATGTATAATTAAAGCTAAAAATCTATATGAAGCTAGAAATCTTGCACAAAAATCATTTGAAAATATTATTAGTGTTGAAGAACACCTTGGAGTAACAAAACATAAAATCAAAGAAGAAGAGCTTATTTTTATCCTTAAAGATTTAAATATGGTTTTAAAAGCAGGATTAAGCTTGCAAGAGGCTATTTTAGAGTTTGCAAGATCAAATCATGATGTATATGTAGCTAAAATATTTAGTGTGATTTATAATAAACTCAAAAATGGAAGCTCTTATAATGAAGCTTTTAGAGGTATTTTAAATTCTAGAGAATGTGCTGTTTTAAAAATTTGTGATGGTAAGGAGGATTTATATAAGGCTTTTGAGATTATCATTAATCTAAAAGAGAAAAACCTTCATAGTTTTAAGCAGTTTAAAAAGGCTATAACTTATCCACTTTTCGTTTTTACATGTATTATTTTAGCTTTTTTTGTACTGATGATTTTGGTTTTACCTGAATTTAAGACTTTATTTTTGCAACTTGAATTAGATTTACCAAAAATCACTCAAATTCTTTTTATTGTAGGAGATTTTTTTAAACATTTTTATGTATTTATTTTATTAGGTATTGGATTTTTTATAATGCTTGCTTATTCTTTTAGAAAGTCTTTATTTTTTCATGAAATTCTTTTTTACACTCCCATTTTTGGAAAAATAATATTTTTTCAAGATAAATTTTGTTTTTTCTTAATTTTTTCATATTTATTAAAAGCAGGTGTGGATATAAAAAGAGCTTTTGAATATGCGTGTGAAGGTATAGAAAATCAATTTTTTAAAAATAAAATGTTTGTTGCAAAAACTTTATTTGAATCAGGACTTGATTTAGCTCAAGCTTTTTCTAAGACAAAGCTTTTTGATTCTTTTGTGATAAGAATGTTAAATTTAGCTTTAAAAAGTTCTAAACTAGATGAAAGTACTTACGAGCTTGCTTTATTTTATGAATATAAAAAAGAAAATTATACTCAAAGACTTTTGGCTATTTTAGAACCTTTGATGACAATTTTTATGGCGAGTTTGATTTTAGTATTAGCTTTAGGTGTATTTTTGCCTATGTGGCAAATTAGTCAAGGAATTTAA
- the fldA gene encoding flavodoxin FldA, translated as MSIAVIYGSSMGNTESAANMIAQKMGISDVLNIADIDAEKINSYDKLICGTSTWGSGDFQDDWDGFDFSALNLSGKTVAVFGMGDSESYSDTYCSAMGKLAQALKAAGANLVGAVSTGGYTFESSEAVEGDKFVGLALDNDNHEDLTESRIDAWLEQIKPSFS; from the coding sequence ATGTCAATAGCAGTAATTTATGGTAGCTCTATGGGTAATACTGAAAGTGCGGCAAATATGATTGCTCAAAAAATGGGAATTTCTGATGTATTAAATATCGCAGATATTGATGCAGAAAAAATTAATTCTTATGATAAATTAATTTGTGGTACTTCTACTTGGGGAAGCGGAGATTTTCAAGATGATTGGGATGGTTTTGATTTTTCTGCTTTAAATCTTAGTGGCAAAACTGTTGCAGTTTTTGGTATGGGAGATAGTGAAAGCTATTCAGATACATATTGCAGCGCTATGGGTAAACTTGCTCAAGCTTTAAAAGCAGCAGGTGCAAATTTAGTAGGCGCTGTTTCTACAGGTGGTTATACTTTTGAATCAAGTGAGGCCGTAGAAGGCGATAAGTTTGTAGGACTTGCATTAGATAATGATAATCATGAGGATTTAACTGAAAGTAGAATTGATGCTTGGTTAGAGCAAATCAAACCTTCTTTTTCTTAA
- a CDS encoding DUF5644 domain-containing protein encodes MQITLRIFRFDKDSDYLAYYKPYVYDSKNFKSVYDILVQVKKDDIYFDFEENPESCIKINQVALRQRRDLNNIIEKFGKELIIEPLDTKRATKDLIMDKSDFLEKLELFKGLIDIHDIELYKQYDFLYYTSEIREFLPEYLGDSFFIFAYKMLLKYPEKAPQFLKLVADEEKGIYYHTKFKNFISSNELDYESYIKELKVMLVKSGLARSIF; translated from the coding sequence ATGCAAATAACTTTAAGAATTTTTCGTTTTGATAAAGATAGTGATTATTTAGCTTATTATAAACCTTATGTTTATGATAGTAAAAATTTTAAAAGTGTTTATGATATTTTAGTGCAAGTGAAAAAAGATGATATATATTTTGACTTTGAAGAAAATCCAGAAAGTTGTATTAAAATCAACCAAGTTGCCCTTAGACAACGAAGAGATTTAAATAATATCATTGAGAAATTTGGAAAAGAACTCATCATAGAACCACTTGACACCAAAAGAGCAACCAAAGATTTAATCATGGATAAAAGTGATTTTTTAGAAAAACTCGAACTTTTTAAAGGACTTATTGATATACACGATATAGAACTTTATAAACAATATGACTTTTTATATTATACAAGTGAAATTAGAGAATTTTTACCTGAGTATCTTGGCGATAGTTTTTTTATCTTTGCTTATAAGATGTTGCTTAAATATCCAGAAAAAGCACCGCAATTTTTAAAATTAGTCGCAGATGAAGAAAAAGGAATTTACTATCATACTAAATTTAAAAATTTTATTTCATCAAATGAGCTTGATTATGAATCTTATATTAAAGAATTAAAAGTAATGCTTGTAAAATCAGGCCTTGCAAGAAGTATTTTTTAA
- the flgN gene encoding flagellar export chaperone FlgN yields the protein MVKQHLDETNSILEKLINLTLEDITQIQAANHQHVSKSVEEKTKLVNDFQIAKKNLDKALVELSNQGNNKGLDELLDDEDKEKLALLKQNLNTLHQKNKEYAKLALIIKNFYDNLLNTMFEQNGTNNAYGDQKTIPDSLFKINV from the coding sequence ATGGTTAAACAACACTTAGACGAAACAAATTCTATTTTAGAAAAACTCATCAATCTTACTTTAGAAGATATAACCCAAATTCAAGCTGCTAATCACCAACATGTTAGCAAAAGCGTAGAGGAAAAAACTAAACTTGTAAATGATTTTCAAATTGCTAAAAAAAATCTTGATAAGGCTTTAGTAGAACTTAGCAATCAAGGAAATAATAAAGGCTTAGATGAGCTTTTAGATGATGAAGATAAAGAAAAACTTGCTCTTTTAAAGCAAAATTTAAACACCTTGCACCAAAAAAATAAAGAATACGCTAAATTAGCTCTTATTATTAAAAATTTTTATGACAATCTTCTAAACACAATGTTTGAACAAAATGGAACAAATAATGCTTATGGAGATCAAAAAACAATTCCAGATTCATTATTTAAGATCAATGTTTAA
- a CDS encoding TIGR02757 family protein, with translation MQIKALLDEAILSKNTQKELFSHPDPLQIASIYKDETIALLCALFAYGNAKNIVNFLKKLDFSLLERNDEIIKKECKNIKYRFQNSQDIAQIFITLKRLKNENSIENIFTEAYQKEQNITQAIKAFMEIIYKLNPYKSYGYEFFFSKEFKTPKSPLKRYNMYLRWMVRKDELDLGLFKNIDKKDLLIPLDTHTHKVSLKLKLLKRKIYDFKSVLELTQSLKKFDPQDPIKYDFALYRIGQNKESLWGLN, from the coding sequence ATGCAAATTAAAGCTCTTTTAGATGAAGCTATCTTAAGCAAAAATACTCAAAAAGAGCTTTTCTCTCATCCTGATCCTTTACAAATTGCAAGTATTTATAAAGATGAAACCATAGCCTTACTTTGTGCTTTATTTGCTTATGGAAATGCTAAAAATATTGTAAATTTTTTAAAAAAACTTGATTTTTCCTTGCTTGAAAGAAATGATGAGATTATTAAAAAAGAATGTAAAAATATAAAATACCGCTTTCAAAACTCTCAAGACATAGCTCAAATTTTTATCACACTTAAACGCTTAAAAAATGAAAATAGTATAGAAAATATTTTTACCGAGGCCTATCAAAAAGAACAAAACATCACACAAGCAATAAAAGCCTTCATGGAAATAATTTATAAGCTTAATCCTTATAAAAGCTATGGTTATGAGTTTTTCTTTTCAAAAGAATTTAAAACCCCAAAAAGTCCTCTAAAAAGATACAATATGTATCTTAGGTGGATGGTAAGAAAAGATGAGCTTGATTTGGGTTTGTTTAAAAATATCGATAAAAAAGATTTACTCATACCTTTAGATACCCATACTCATAAAGTTTCATTGAAACTTAAGCTTTTAAAGCGTAAGATTTATGATTTTAAAAGTGTTTTAGAGCTTACTCAAAGTCTTAAAAAATTTGATCCACAAGATCCTATAAAATATGATTTTGCTCTATATAGAATCGGACAAAACAAGGAAAGCTTATGGGGCTTGAATTAA
- a CDS encoding thiamine-phosphate kinase, whose protein sequence is MDKEKIIINAFANPINGDDGAIIDGYCYSKDLFCEDVHFKRSWMSLEQVGAKAMLVNISDAIAMNATPKYALLGLSLPKCLEMKQVKALQKGLLDSAKEFGVQIIGGDTIADNKINISVTIISKVNKKAIFRKGLKKGDLFAFSGKLGESLKGLNILFRGGKLHSKHRFIKPSLRQNFFYDIAKKVRVSMDISDGLNKDLSRMLFQNQLSIKFLKKLDKFSLNSAEEYEILFAFDKKHKAFIQNMAKKHRIKLNIFAKTTTGRYKFYGREHHF, encoded by the coding sequence ATGGATAAAGAAAAAATTATTATCAATGCCTTTGCTAATCCTATCAATGGAGATGATGGGGCAATCATCGATGGATATTGTTATTCTAAAGATTTATTTTGTGAAGACGTGCATTTTAAGCGTTCTTGGATGAGTTTAGAGCAAGTTGGAGCAAAGGCTATGCTTGTTAATATTTCTGATGCAATTGCTATGAATGCTACGCCAAAATATGCTCTTTTAGGGCTTTCTTTGCCAAAATGTTTAGAAATGAAACAAGTTAAAGCTTTACAAAAAGGCTTACTAGATAGTGCAAAAGAATTTGGGGTACAAATTATAGGTGGAGATACTATAGCGGATAATAAAATCAATATTAGTGTAACTATTATTTCTAAAGTAAATAAAAAGGCTATTTTTAGAAAAGGTTTGAAAAAAGGAGATTTGTTTGCTTTTAGTGGGAAATTAGGTGAGAGTTTAAAAGGTTTAAATATTTTATTTCGCGGTGGAAAATTGCATTCTAAACATCGTTTTATAAAACCTAGTTTGAGACAAAATTTTTTTTATGATATAGCAAAAAAAGTTAGAGTAAGTATGGATATTTCAGATGGTTTAAATAAAGACTTATCAAGAATGCTGTTTCAAAACCAACTTAGTATAAAATTCCTTAAAAAATTAGATAAATTTAGCTTAAATAGTGCAGAAGAATATGAAATTTTATTTGCTTTTGATAAAAAACATAAAGCATTTATACAAAATATGGCAAAAAAACATAGAATTAAACTAAATATTTTTGCAAAAACAACAACAGGAAGGTATAAATTTTATGGAAGAGAACATCATTTTTAA
- a CDS encoding DUF2325 domain-containing protein has protein sequence MSVLVIGADEITPIKAVLTNLGAKNIEHWDARNENRVNRKPIPQNTECIVMLTSFLNHNTMKKIKTEAKKRNIPLVCAKRSVSCVYCEYCKVFGLDQAYECAKKA, from the coding sequence ATGTCAGTTTTGGTTATCGGAGCAGATGAAATAACTCCAATTAAGGCAGTTTTAACAAACCTAGGTGCAAAAAATATAGAGCATTGGGATGCTAGAAATGAAAATAGGGTAAATAGAAAACCCATTCCACAAAATACTGAATGTATAGTTATGCTGACTAGTTTTTTAAATCATAATACTATGAAAAAAATCAAAACAGAGGCAAAAAAACGCAATATACCTTTAGTTTGTGCTAAACGCAGTGTTAGTTGTGTTTATTGTGAGTACTGTAAAGTTTTTGGACTTGATCAAGCTTATGAGTGTGCAAAGAAGGCTTAG
- a CDS encoding rod-binding protein: MRVDNYLASKNYSSELYESITKHNNSYKAAKNYADSAFKNDLTHIQALNDEDKALKEQTDAFEAFLIKSVLDISLKQENSLFGKDASDEIYSSMYNDTMSKALSGGLGFSKLLFDYLKERG, translated from the coding sequence ATGAGAGTTGATAATTATTTAGCGAGTAAAAACTATAGCAGTGAACTTTATGAAAGTATTACTAAACACAATAACAGCTACAAGGCTGCTAAAAATTATGCAGATAGTGCTTTTAAAAATGATTTAACTCATATACAAGCATTAAATGATGAAGATAAAGCTTTAAAAGAACAAACTGACGCTTTTGAAGCTTTTTTAATCAAAAGCGTTTTGGATATTTCTTTAAAACAAGAAAATTCTTTATTTGGAAAAGATGCAAGTGATGAAATTTATTCATCTATGTATAATGATACTATGAGTAAAGCATTAAGCGGGGGGTTAGGTTTTTCAAAATTATTATTTGATTATTTAAAAGAAAGGGGTTAA
- the flgK gene encoding flagellar hook-associated protein FlgK → MGIFDSLYTGVSGIRAAELQINTTGNNISNANAVFYTRQRAVQSSGMSIDRGGLHLGTGTQIDTIKRLHDEHSYYELKNATTQQNYTNYLGQILQEASQRFPDMQGTGILQDYKNYYDAWNNFASNPSDGASKIDLIESANTLTQNIQKTLQDLNKMQQTVNEQIKQTVDEINNIGQEIANINKQLENEEVLPTDNANQLRDKRDELELRLSKLVNAVAWKGTSSQDSTLESTMTDSGRYYDLSIQGFSIVNGSSFHPLKLDNNNPNGFYQIYYEVNDENRYDLTNKISGGQLGAQLDLRGRNYDGNHDTYSDGKLQEYKDMLNTFTKTLITQTNNVYAQAATDRVNSDDLKGLKPDTSLMSYDKNIQAGSFDITVYDEKGNAVATRTIKIDVNTTMEDVIKQINADIDDNKNGQGGDDLNDYFQAFYHYDGQSDSGNFQINSLKKGYKIAFKDNGTNFPGALNVSSFFNGQDANDINVNSSIRNDPNSLKASSNGVDGNNDVANAMLQLQTQKVNFYNKDGTVDTMSLDGYYRKFTGQIASDAESNGFAHATNMTVFNTAYAEYQSKSGVNTNEELAALIQYQASYGAAAKIVTTVDQMLETLLGLKS, encoded by the coding sequence ATGGGAATTTTTGATAGCTTATATACAGGGGTTAGCGGTATTAGAGCTGCTGAACTTCAAATTAATACAACAGGCAATAATATCTCTAATGCAAATGCAGTATTTTATACTAGACAAAGAGCTGTACAAAGTTCTGGAATGTCCATTGATAGAGGTGGTTTGCATCTAGGGACGGGCACACAAATTGACACCATAAAAAGATTACATGATGAGCATTCTTATTATGAGTTAAAAAATGCCACCACTCAGCAAAACTATACAAATTATTTAGGACAAATTTTGCAAGAGGCAAGCCAAAGATTTCCTGATATGCAAGGTACTGGTATTTTGCAAGATTATAAAAACTACTATGATGCATGGAATAACTTTGCATCTAATCCAAGTGATGGAGCAAGCAAAATAGATCTTATTGAAAGTGCAAACACACTAACTCAAAATATACAAAAAACACTACAAGATCTTAATAAAATGCAACAAACTGTCAACGAGCAAATCAAACAAACTGTAGATGAAATCAACAACATTGGTCAAGAGATTGCAAATATTAACAAACAGCTTGAAAATGAAGAAGTTTTACCAACTGATAATGCAAATCAACTAAGAGATAAAAGAGATGAACTTGAACTTAGGCTTTCAAAGCTAGTTAATGCAGTAGCTTGGAAAGGAACAAGCTCTCAAGATAGTACTTTAGAATCTACCATGACTGATTCAGGAAGATATTATGATTTAAGCATTCAAGGTTTTAGTATAGTAAATGGTTCTAGCTTTCATCCTTTAAAACTAGACAATAATAATCCTAATGGATTTTATCAAATTTATTATGAAGTAAATGATGAAAATCGTTACGATTTAACCAATAAAATTTCAGGCGGGCAACTTGGTGCTCAGCTTGATCTTAGAGGTAGAAACTATGATGGTAATCATGATACTTACAGCGATGGAAAATTGCAAGAATATAAAGATATGCTAAATACTTTTACAAAAACACTCATAACTCAAACTAACAATGTCTATGCTCAAGCAGCTACAGATAGAGTTAATTCAGATGATTTAAAAGGATTAAAACCTGATACTTCTTTAATGAGTTATGATAAAAACATTCAAGCAGGAAGTTTTGATATAACAGTTTATGATGAAAAAGGCAATGCAGTAGCCACAAGAACCATCAAGATTGATGTCAATACAACCATGGAAGATGTTATCAAGCAAATTAATGCAGATATTGATGATAACAAGAATGGTCAAGGTGGTGATGATTTAAATGATTATTTTCAAGCTTTTTATCATTACGATGGACAAAGTGATAGCGGAAATTTCCAAATCAATAGCTTAAAAAAGGGCTATAAAATAGCTTTTAAAGATAATGGTACAAATTTCCCAGGTGCTTTAAATGTATCTTCATTTTTTAATGGCCAAGATGCAAATGATATTAATGTCAACTCAAGCATTAGAAATGATCCAAATAGTTTAAAAGCAAGCTCAAATGGTGTTGATGGAAATAATGATGTAGCAAATGCCATGCTACAACTTCAAACCCAAAAAGTAAATTTTTACAATAAAGATGGTACAGTAGATACTATGTCTTTAGATGGATATTATAGAAAATTTACAGGTCAAATTGCTTCAGATGCTGAAAGCAATGGTTTTGCGCATGCAACTAATATGACAGTATTTAATACAGCCTATGCAGAATATCAATCAAAAAGTGGTGTAAATACCAACGAAGAATTAGCAGCACTCATACAATATCAAGCAAGTTATGGCGCCGCAGCTAAAATCGTAACCACTGTTGATCAAATGCTTGAAACCTTACTTGGTTTAAAATCTTAA
- a CDS encoding TSUP family transporter, whose protein sequence is MGLELTYYVILFFVAAFAGCVDAIVGGGGLITIPALFACGIPPHLALATNKLQSTFGSLTAVLAYRKSMHIEKIALGILFTAIGAAIGTYAVLLIDQNAVKIIVLVCLILIFLYTIFKPDLGHVHNKAKMSTTSFQITFGLLLGFYDGFLGPGTGSFWIFACVIFLGFSMKNASINTKILNFTSNVVALGVFLYSYEVLWKVGILMGIGQILGAFVGSKLVLKTQGTFIKKLFLTMVALTIAKVAYDYLA, encoded by the coding sequence ATGGGGCTTGAATTAACTTATTATGTGATTTTATTTTTTGTTGCTGCTTTTGCAGGCTGTGTTGATGCAATTGTAGGTGGTGGTGGACTTATTACCATACCTGCTTTATTTGCTTGTGGTATTCCTCCTCATTTAGCTCTAGCCACTAATAAGCTTCAAAGCACCTTTGGCTCACTCACCGCAGTTTTAGCTTATAGAAAATCTATGCATATAGAGAAAATAGCTTTAGGAATTTTATTTACTGCTATTGGTGCAGCCATTGGAACTTATGCGGTTTTATTAATAGACCAAAATGCTGTTAAAATCATTGTATTAGTTTGCCTTATTTTGATCTTTTTATATACTATTTTCAAACCTGATTTAGGTCATGTACATAACAAAGCTAAAATGAGCACCACAAGTTTTCAAATCACTTTTGGTTTATTACTTGGCTTTTATGATGGCTTTTTAGGGCCTGGAACTGGGTCTTTTTGGATTTTTGCTTGTGTGATATTTCTTGGTTTTAGCATGAAAAACGCAAGCATTAATACTAAAATCTTAAATTTTACTAGCAATGTAGTAGCTTTAGGGGTATTTTTATACTCTTATGAGGTGCTTTGGAAAGTTGGCATTTTAATGGGTATAGGCCAAATTCTAGGCGCCTTTGTAGGTTCAAAACTAGTTTTAAAAACACAAGGAACTTTTATCAAAAAACTCTTTTTAACCATGGTTGCTTTAACCATAGCTAAGGTTGCTTATGATTATCTTGCTTAA
- the truD gene encoding tRNA pseudouridine(13) synthase TruD — protein sequence MNFMEENIIFKPLYALKHSPIDVYFSKNSNDFVVREKPLYEFSGKGEHLILHIQKKDLSTSEALRILSEQSGVKMKDFGYSGLKDKQGLTFQYISMPKKFEESLRNFKHDKMKILETFYHDNKLRIGHLKGNSFFIRLKKVSKVDALKIEQAFKNIQKQGFANYFGYQRFGKFQDNFSQGLEILKGKKIKNKKMQEFLISAFQSELFNRYLSKRVELSHFINDFSEKEIKQIYGLEKEEIKSLKNQTQFFKLLKGEVLGHYPFGKCFICEDLSSEVERFNQKDISAMGLLIGSKAYEANEGLAKKLEDEIFSFAYEFKDRMQGSRRFMWSYLQDCKSYYDEEKAHFTLEFFLQKGSYATVVLEEILHTDIFEQTHNI from the coding sequence ATAAATTTTATGGAAGAGAACATCATTTTTAAACCCTTATATGCTTTAAAACATAGCCCGATAGATGTGTATTTTTCAAAAAATAGCAATGATTTTGTAGTAAGAGAAAAGCCTTTATATGAATTTAGTGGCAAAGGTGAACATTTAATTTTGCATATACAAAAAAAAGATCTTAGCACTAGCGAGGCTTTGAGAATTTTAAGTGAGCAAAGCGGTGTTAAAATGAAAGATTTTGGCTATAGCGGTTTAAAAGATAAACAAGGTTTAACTTTTCAATATATTTCTATGCCTAAAAAATTTGAAGAGAGCTTAAGAAATTTTAAACATGATAAGATGAAAATTTTAGAAACTTTTTATCATGATAATAAACTTAGAATAGGGCATTTAAAAGGAAATTCATTTTTTATAAGATTAAAAAAAGTTTCAAAAGTGGATGCTTTAAAAATAGAACAAGCTTTTAAAAATATCCAAAAACAAGGTTTTGCTAATTATTTTGGATATCAGCGTTTTGGCAAATTTCAAGATAATTTTTCACAAGGACTAGAAATTTTAAAAGGCAAAAAAATCAAAAATAAAAAAATGCAAGAATTTTTAATTTCTGCTTTTCAAAGCGAGCTTTTTAATAGATATTTGAGCAAAAGGGTGGAATTATCACATTTTATTAATGACTTTAGTGAAAAAGAAATAAAGCAAATTTATGGTTTAGAAAAAGAAGAAATCAAAAGTTTAAAAAATCAAACACAGTTTTTTAAGCTTTTAAAGGGTGAAGTTTTAGGACATTATCCTTTTGGTAAATGTTTTATATGTGAAGATTTATCAAGTGAAGTAGAAAGATTTAATCAAAAAGATATTAGCGCAATGGGTCTTTTAATAGGCTCTAAAGCTTATGAAGCAAACGAAGGTCTAGCTAAAAAATTAGAAGATGAGATTTTTTCTTTTGCATATGAGTTTAAAGATAGAATGCAAGGTTCAAGGCGCTTTATGTGGTCTTATTTGCAAGATTGCAAAAGTTATTATGATGAAGAAAAAGCTCATTTTACTTTGGAGTTTTTCTTGCAAAAAGGCTCGTATGCCACGGTGGTTTTGGAGGAAATTTTACACACAGACATCTTTGAACAAACACATAATATATAA
- a CDS encoding flagellar basal body P-ring protein FlgI, whose amino-acid sequence MRILFLSLVLSLSVFAATIKELTNVVGVRDNQLIGYGLVVGLNGSGDGTSSEFTLQSISNMLQGMNVKVSPGDIKSKNTAAVMVTAKLPAFARSGDKLDVSVASLGDAKSLQGGTLLMTALKGVDGEIYAVAQGSLAIGGLSPRPGAAGTHSTSANVINGAVVEREIPQNFSQTDDLILSLKEADFKTANNIERVLNTIFDTDIAKALDSRTIKLTKPEEFSHVEFMARVLEQDIAYTPESKVIIDERTGTIVAGVNIEVEPILITHKDITIKIDPNNTVALGQNEIDMKDGGILDPVSNTLKITNNKTTVANIARMLNKLGAAPNDIIAIMQNLKRAGAISAELEVI is encoded by the coding sequence ATGAGAATATTATTTTTAAGCTTAGTGCTAAGTCTAAGCGTTTTTGCAGCTACTATTAAAGAACTTACCAATGTAGTAGGTGTTAGAGATAACCAACTTATAGGATATGGTTTGGTTGTTGGTTTAAATGGAAGTGGAGATGGCACAAGTAGCGAATTTACCCTACAATCTATTTCAAATATGCTTCAAGGTATGAATGTAAAAGTTAGCCCAGGTGATATAAAATCAAAAAATACAGCAGCAGTAATGGTTACAGCAAAACTTCCTGCTTTTGCAAGAAGCGGAGATAAGCTTGATGTAAGTGTAGCTTCTTTAGGTGATGCTAAATCTTTACAAGGTGGAACCTTACTTATGACAGCTCTAAAAGGGGTTGATGGAGAAATTTATGCAGTAGCTCAAGGTTCATTAGCTATAGGTGGACTTAGTCCAAGACCAGGTGCAGCAGGAACACACTCAACCTCAGCAAATGTTATTAATGGTGCAGTAGTTGAAAGAGAAATACCTCAAAATTTCAGTCAAACAGATGATCTGATTTTAAGCTTAAAAGAAGCAGATTTTAAAACAGCTAACAATATAGAAAGAGTTTTAAATACTATTTTTGATACAGATATAGCAAAGGCTTTAGATTCTAGAACTATAAAATTAACAAAACCTGAAGAATTTTCTCATGTTGAATTTATGGCAAGAGTATTAGAACAAGATATAGCTTATACTCCAGAAAGTAAAGTGATCATCGATGAAAGAACAGGAACCATAGTAGCGGGAGTAAATATAGAAGTTGAGCCTATATTAATTACCCATAAAGATATCACTATAAAAATCGATCCAAACAATACTGTAGCTTTAGGACAAAATGAAATCGATATGAAAGATGGTGGTATTTTAGATCCTGTATCTAATACTTTAAAAATCACAAACAACAAAACAACAGTAGCAAACATAGCTAGAATGCTAAATAAACTTGGAGCAGCACCAAATGATATCATAGCTATTATGCAAAATCTAAAAAGAGCTGGTGCAATTAGTGCTGAATTAGAGGTGATATGA